The following are encoded in a window of Rhodothermus bifroesti genomic DNA:
- a CDS encoding TerB family tellurite resistance protein encodes MSVTLCVASRLHELALLYLTAAYRSGWSFSNGRLEAVIEQLQARCPTLPLDQLRTIVLEALDVVLAHEDAEVVLQTALNEIEPHLSPAQRQAVLHDLLRIAQADGIVMESERQFLETLAQRWGQELPWEHVSLLKFGHTDIPEVLIHLALLYLVLAHGIDHELTRQERHIIWRKLHAWCPELNEQQLSAVLQEATSRYAEGVGHAELRAAAEAVKLALTPEQRLTAFHDLVQIANADGTFLDVEEDLLNELVELWELTPSIGAAAPAS; translated from the coding sequence ATGTCGGTAACACTTTGCGTGGCCAGCCGGCTGCATGAACTGGCGTTGCTGTACTTGACAGCTGCCTATCGGTCTGGATGGTCTTTCAGTAACGGGCGTTTGGAAGCAGTGATCGAGCAACTGCAAGCGCGCTGCCCTACGTTGCCGCTGGATCAGCTGCGAACGATCGTGCTGGAGGCGCTCGACGTGGTGCTTGCTCATGAAGATGCTGAGGTCGTTTTACAGACTGCACTGAACGAGATCGAGCCACATCTGTCACCGGCGCAGCGGCAGGCGGTGTTGCACGACCTATTGCGCATTGCCCAGGCCGATGGGATCGTTATGGAAAGCGAGCGCCAGTTTCTTGAAACATTGGCCCAACGGTGGGGACAGGAGCTTCCCTGGGAACACGTCTCCCTGCTGAAGTTCGGTCATACCGATATCCCGGAAGTCTTGATTCATTTGGCTTTGCTGTACTTAGTCCTGGCACACGGCATCGATCATGAGCTAACGCGCCAGGAGCGGCATATCATCTGGCGCAAGTTGCACGCTTGGTGCCCTGAGCTGAATGAGCAGCAACTGTCTGCCGTGCTGCAAGAGGCAACCAGTCGCTATGCCGAAGGGGTAGGCCATGCCGAACTACGCGCCGCAGCAGAAGCGGTTAAACTGGCCCTCACGCCCGAGCAGCGGCTGACAGCTTTCCACGACCTGGTACAAATTGCCAACGCGGACGGTACCTTTCTTGACGTTGAGGAAGACTTGCTCAATGAACTGGTCGAACTCTGGGAGCTAACGCCCTCTATTGGAGCCGCCGCACCTGCTTCCTGA
- a CDS encoding MFS transporter: protein MQTYPRRTLWAWALYDFANSAFTTLVVTFVYATYFTQAIAADSVTGTTLWSRAVTVSGILVALLSPFLGALADQGHYRKRFLAAATGVCVLTTAALFFPRPGQVLEALILFTIANVAFELGNVFYNAFLPDIAPHGRIGRISGYGWALGYVGGLLCLAVALVGLVMPEAPLGGFSKTDGENVRATNLLVAVWYALFSVPLLLWVPEHRPKHRVQLPILLRQAARQLGETFHEVRRYRQVARLLLAHLLYNDGLLTLFAFGGIYAAGTFGFQTDEIIVFGIVLNVAAGLGAWLFGFIDDYLGGKRALMLSLGGLLGATLLAVLATDRLLFWVAALIIGLCVGPNQSASRSLLGRFTPLGKRNEFYGFFAFSGKATAFLGPLLLGLFTDWSGSQRVGVSSVLLFFGLGLWLLLRIDEAEGVRQAQEQQREPEL from the coding sequence ATGCAAACGTACCCGCGACGTACTCTTTGGGCATGGGCTTTGTATGATTTTGCCAATTCGGCGTTTACAACCCTCGTTGTCACGTTTGTCTACGCCACGTATTTCACGCAGGCCATTGCCGCTGATAGCGTAACAGGAACGACGCTCTGGTCGCGTGCGGTAACGGTGAGCGGGATTCTGGTGGCTTTGCTTTCTCCATTCCTCGGGGCGTTAGCCGATCAGGGGCACTATCGCAAGCGATTTTTGGCGGCTGCAACGGGTGTTTGCGTGCTCACGACGGCTGCGCTGTTTTTTCCACGTCCTGGTCAGGTTCTTGAAGCACTGATCTTGTTCACGATCGCTAACGTTGCCTTTGAGCTGGGCAATGTGTTTTACAATGCATTTTTACCAGACATTGCGCCGCACGGACGCATCGGACGCATTTCGGGTTACGGCTGGGCTTTAGGGTACGTAGGCGGCCTGCTCTGCTTAGCGGTAGCGTTGGTTGGACTGGTGATGCCTGAGGCACCGCTTGGGGGATTTTCCAAGACAGATGGCGAAAACGTGCGGGCGACCAACCTCTTGGTCGCCGTCTGGTATGCTCTTTTTAGTGTACCACTGCTGCTCTGGGTGCCCGAACATCGGCCTAAGCATCGCGTGCAGCTCCCGATCTTACTACGCCAGGCCGCGCGGCAGCTTGGGGAGACCTTTCATGAAGTGCGCCGCTACCGGCAGGTAGCGCGCTTGCTGCTGGCCCATTTGCTTTATAACGATGGGCTGCTGACCCTTTTTGCTTTTGGGGGCATCTACGCGGCGGGTACATTTGGCTTTCAAACCGATGAAATCATTGTCTTTGGTATTGTGCTGAATGTGGCAGCCGGGTTGGGTGCGTGGCTGTTTGGGTTTATTGATGACTACTTAGGCGGCAAGCGTGCGCTGATGCTGAGTTTAGGAGGTTTGCTCGGTGCTACGCTGCTGGCCGTATTGGCAACCGATCGATTGCTTTTTTGGGTGGCTGCCCTGATCATTGGTCTTTGCGTTGGGCCCAACCAGTCTGCCAGCCGCTCGCTTTTGGGACGTTTTACACCCCTGGGCAAACGCAATGAGTTCTACGGATTTTTTGCCTTTTCGGGAAAGGCTACAGCATTTCTGGGGCCATTGCTGCTAGGGTTGTTTACGGACTGGTCGGGTAGCCAGCGTGTGGGCGTTAGTTCGGTACTTTTGTTCTTTGGGCTAGGCCTTTGGTTGCTGTTGCGTATTGACGAGGCTGAGGGTGTGCGGCAGGCCCAGGAGCAGCAGAGGGAACCTGAGCTGTAG
- a CDS encoding Nif3-like dinuclear metal center hexameric protein, with product MALQSSYPTLQQIADALEAWAPPATAQSYDNVGLQVGHPDRVVQRALIALDLTPAVVEEAQALGAELILTHHPLLFRPLRRLTPDGLVSALALRLAEAGIALYSLHTNVDAAPGGVSFALAEHLGLQEIRFLEKLPQALYKLVTFVPASHVEPVREALAEAGAGRIGNYEACAFASKGIGYFRPGDMARPFIGKPGQLESAEEVRLEVEVARWDLPKVLKAMRAAHPYEEVAYDVYPVEQPYTRAGWGAIGKLDPPQSLEAFLRHVATRLGVRSLRYVGDLGARIATVAVCGGAGGDLIAKALAAGADAYVTADLTYHRFFEVLGAEGKPRMALIDAGHYETEVLFETRLQSWLQERFPSVAWHRTRLRTAPVATFVAER from the coding sequence ATGGCGCTGCAGAGCTCCTATCCTACACTGCAACAGATTGCTGATGCCTTAGAGGCTTGGGCGCCACCGGCAACAGCGCAGTCCTACGATAACGTGGGCCTCCAGGTAGGGCATCCAGATCGCGTGGTTCAGCGGGCGCTGATTGCGCTGGATCTTACGCCAGCCGTAGTTGAGGAAGCGCAGGCCCTCGGGGCCGAGCTTATTTTGACGCATCACCCACTGCTGTTTCGTCCGTTGCGTCGGCTAACGCCCGACGGTTTGGTCTCGGCGCTGGCGCTTCGGCTAGCCGAAGCCGGCATTGCACTCTACAGTCTGCATACGAATGTAGATGCAGCTCCTGGGGGCGTCTCGTTTGCCTTGGCTGAGCACTTGGGGTTGCAGGAGATTCGCTTTTTGGAAAAGCTGCCGCAGGCACTCTACAAGCTGGTGACGTTTGTGCCAGCTTCGCATGTGGAACCGGTGCGCGAGGCGTTGGCTGAAGCTGGCGCAGGCCGCATCGGCAATTACGAGGCCTGTGCTTTTGCCAGTAAAGGGATCGGCTATTTTCGTCCGGGGGATATGGCGCGACCGTTTATTGGTAAGCCAGGGCAGCTGGAATCGGCCGAAGAGGTTCGTCTGGAGGTTGAGGTAGCGCGCTGGGATCTGCCCAAGGTGCTTAAGGCCATGCGGGCAGCGCATCCCTATGAAGAAGTAGCCTACGACGTGTATCCAGTTGAGCAGCCCTACACACGGGCGGGTTGGGGAGCGATTGGGAAGCTTGATCCGCCGCAATCGCTGGAGGCGTTTTTGCGGCACGTGGCTACGCGGCTTGGGGTCCGGAGTCTAAGGTATGTTGGAGATCTTGGGGCACGTATCGCAACCGTGGCGGTCTGTGGTGGAGCTGGAGGGGATTTGATCGCTAAAGCCTTAGCAGCTGGAGCTGATGCGTACGTAACGGCCGACCTAACGTACCATCGCTTTTTTGAGGTGTTGGGAGCGGAAGGCAAGCCTCGCATGGCGTTGATCGATGCTGGACATTACGAAACGGAAGTGCTCTTTGAAACGCGACTTCAAAGCTGGCTGCAAGAGCGTTTCCCATCGGTTGCATGGCATCGCACCCGGCTGCGCACAGCTCCTGTAGCTACATTTGTAGCGGAGCGCTAA
- a CDS encoding zinc ribbon domain-containing protein, with protein sequence MPTTMQETASIAEQLRALVRLQLIDTRIDQLEKLRGDLPEEIQDLEDEKAGLQTRLEKYKREAKEHEVERRRARLDIEEAETLIKRYEEQQLHVRNNREYDALTKEIEAQRQRIEVAKARLEELERLEQERVVTQKEAEERLQELEALLAAKRAELQAVLEDTKQEMEELLAKRAEAEQAVDPRYLRAYKRLRMRFRDGRAVVPLERGAAAGYTVPPQQQVEIRQRKRIIACEQTGRIIVDSELFHEVSQELGFANEGNGIA encoded by the coding sequence ATGCCCACCACAATGCAGGAAACAGCTTCCATAGCTGAGCAATTACGGGCGCTCGTTCGTTTACAGCTTATCGACACGCGCATTGACCAACTCGAAAAACTGCGTGGGGATTTGCCAGAGGAAATTCAGGACTTAGAGGATGAAAAAGCAGGCCTGCAGACGCGCCTAGAAAAGTACAAACGGGAAGCTAAAGAGCACGAGGTCGAACGGCGGCGGGCGCGTTTGGATATTGAAGAAGCCGAAACGCTTATTAAGCGCTACGAAGAGCAGCAGCTCCACGTGCGTAACAACCGGGAGTATGATGCGCTGACCAAAGAGATTGAAGCGCAGCGTCAGCGCATCGAAGTCGCAAAGGCCCGTTTAGAGGAGCTAGAGCGGCTGGAGCAAGAGCGTGTGGTGACGCAAAAAGAAGCAGAGGAGCGGTTGCAAGAGCTAGAGGCGCTGCTCGCCGCTAAGCGTGCTGAGCTGCAGGCTGTTTTGGAGGATACCAAGCAAGAAATGGAAGAGCTGTTGGCCAAGCGCGCCGAAGCCGAGCAGGCGGTTGACCCGCGCTATCTGCGGGCGTATAAGCGGCTGCGTATGCGTTTTCGGGATGGACGTGCGGTGGTGCCCCTTGAGCGAGGTGCAGCTGCAGGCTATACCGTGCCTCCACAGCAACAGGTAGAAATTCGGCAGCGTAAGCGGATTATTGCCTGTGAGCAAACAGGCCGCATTATTGTCGACAGCGAGCTGTTTCATGAAGTGAGCCAGGAGCTTGGTTTCGCGAACGAAGGTAACGGGATAGCGTAG
- the secG gene encoding preprotein translocase subunit SecG — MFTFLIILITLLAILLVLVVLLQSGRGGGLAGIAAGGAQQILGARQAPDILEKTTWTLAAIFIVLCILTNFTIDTGARRESIIQQRAQQEQTQPVPPATPPATTPAPADDAN, encoded by the coding sequence ATGTTTACGTTTTTGATTATTCTGATTACGCTACTGGCAATACTGCTAGTGCTGGTTGTACTGCTGCAAAGCGGTCGGGGAGGGGGCTTAGCAGGCATTGCCGCCGGTGGAGCGCAGCAAATCTTGGGCGCGCGGCAGGCTCCTGATATTTTGGAGAAGACCACTTGGACGCTAGCCGCGATTTTTATTGTGCTGTGCATTCTGACCAACTTTACAATTGATACGGGTGCGCGGCGCGAAAGCATTATTCAGCAACGGGCACAGCAAGAGCAAACGCAACCTGTACCACCGGCCACGCCTCCGGCAACGACACCAGCGCCTGCAGATGACGCTAACTAG
- a CDS encoding NUDIX domain-containing protein produces the protein MPTQHTFDMAAVREETLHSQQVFDGRLLKVYQDEVRLPNGQHSVREWINHPGASAVVPLFEDGTTVMVRQFRYPPRQFFLEVPAGKLDRPGEDPQAVALRELEEETGWCARSLVHLGSLYPCIGYSNEVIHCFLAQDLEPGRQQLADGEWLEVVRLPLAEAVAMARCGKIPDMKSTAALLLADAFLQQKTRKDAG, from the coding sequence ATGCCAACACAACACACCTTCGACATGGCCGCCGTTCGCGAAGAAACGCTCCATTCCCAGCAGGTATTTGACGGCCGCCTGCTTAAGGTCTATCAAGACGAGGTACGCTTGCCCAATGGCCAACACTCGGTGCGTGAATGGATCAACCATCCAGGGGCTTCCGCGGTCGTTCCGCTTTTTGAAGACGGAACAACCGTGATGGTCCGGCAATTTCGCTATCCACCCCGGCAGTTTTTTCTAGAGGTGCCCGCAGGTAAGCTAGATCGACCTGGGGAAGATCCACAAGCCGTTGCGCTCCGCGAGTTAGAGGAGGAGACCGGTTGGTGCGCCCGTAGCCTGGTTCATCTGGGTTCATTGTATCCCTGCATCGGCTACAGCAACGAAGTCATTCACTGCTTTTTAGCCCAGGACCTAGAACCTGGTCGCCAGCAGTTGGCGGATGGGGAATGGTTAGAAGTGGTCCGTCTTCCGCTGGCCGAGGCTGTGGCTATGGCGCGCTGTGGCAAAATTCCCGATATGAAATCTACCGCGGCTTTGCTCTTGGCAGATGCCTTTCTTCAGCAAAAAACCCGAAAGGATGCTGGATAA
- a CDS encoding heavy metal-binding domain-containing protein, whose amino-acid sequence MLKSTTPILEGRRITHYHGIVTGEAILGANIFRDFFAGIRDIVGGRSAAYEKELRKAREVAFAEMEAQARQLGANAIVGIDIDYETLSVGGGGNMLMVSVSGTAVTVT is encoded by the coding sequence ATGCTCAAAAGCACTACACCAATCCTTGAAGGGCGCCGAATTACGCACTACCACGGTATTGTTACCGGAGAGGCCATCCTGGGCGCCAACATTTTTCGGGATTTTTTTGCTGGCATCCGGGATATTGTGGGTGGCCGCTCGGCAGCCTACGAGAAAGAGCTGCGTAAAGCCCGAGAAGTTGCCTTCGCAGAAATGGAAGCCCAGGCTCGTCAGTTGGGAGCCAACGCGATTGTGGGTATCGACATCGACTATGAGACCCTTAGCGTAGGTGGCGGAGGCAACATGCTCATGGTCAGCGTCAGCGGCACAGCAGTTACCGTAACCTAA
- a CDS encoding RsmE family RNA methyltransferase, translated as MTTTFYIPPEMFRDGWVVLPPDEAHHAVRVLRHRPGDEVVAVDGEGGWYRLRLEQVDRQTVGARVLETRRDHGEPPYHLTVGLALLKQSARFETFLEKAVELGVQCILPLQTERTERVQFRLERAQRILVAALKQCGRSRLPRVLPPQTFTEAIRKPAALRLLCHEQPDAASLPLGQLLCGQRMPNALVLIGPEGGFSGSEVRQALAAGFQLVSLGPRRLRAETAALVAASAFSLYWEAQRSPTRSYHAQKHYTNP; from the coding sequence ATGACCACCACCTTTTACATACCCCCGGAAATGTTCCGTGACGGATGGGTCGTGCTCCCACCGGATGAGGCGCATCATGCCGTACGTGTCTTGCGCCATCGCCCAGGGGACGAGGTAGTGGCTGTCGACGGTGAAGGGGGCTGGTATCGACTGCGGCTAGAGCAAGTCGATCGTCAGACCGTCGGCGCTCGCGTGCTCGAAACGCGCCGCGACCATGGCGAGCCGCCTTATCACCTGACTGTCGGCTTGGCCTTGCTTAAGCAAAGCGCCCGCTTTGAAACCTTTCTTGAAAAAGCCGTAGAGCTGGGCGTGCAGTGCATCCTACCCCTCCAAACAGAGCGTACCGAACGCGTCCAGTTTCGCCTGGAGCGTGCTCAACGCATTTTGGTAGCTGCCCTCAAGCAATGCGGCCGTAGCCGCCTGCCTCGCGTATTACCACCGCAGACCTTCACCGAAGCAATCCGCAAGCCAGCTGCCTTGCGTCTGCTGTGTCACGAGCAACCTGACGCCGCTTCGTTGCCCCTGGGGCAGCTGCTTTGCGGGCAACGTATGCCCAATGCCCTGGTACTGATTGGCCCCGAAGGTGGCTTCAGCGGGTCAGAAGTCCGCCAAGCCCTTGCGGCAGGATTCCAGCTTGTCTCCCTGGGTCCACGTCGTCTACGTGCAGAAACTGCTGCGCTGGTGGCAGCCAGCGCTTTTAGCCTATACTGGGAAGCACAACGTTCACCAACCCGTTCCTACCATGCTCAAAAGCACTACACCAATCCTTGA
- a CDS encoding POTRA domain-containing protein — MLYVWLAIGFSLWLQLGRLYAQTAPFISPPSDSLIHQLSRRLAQLQEEGFYLARLHQASDSFWIEPGPRITLDTVIFENTGPLSPQMLYRTFPVHPGQVLTTERLKAGLEQLARHYAEAGYPLMRVRIARLDLHQRKPDRLILVLQIEPGPRLYLDHILLRGAKRTQPDFVARVLGLRKGMWLRPFHPERMVRRLEATGLFRRVELPELYLSSDTTAVLVVPLEEAALGTFDLLLGYVPEARSLIGSGHLKLQHVQGAGRRLEVQLMRLPGSVSRFRLEAGDPFFLGWPLELRVAFAGRQQDSTYNQQHYRLTLGYHMSSGLELIGFWRREATQPGIAGVQLLSGQAPIGHSTAHLAGMGISLQPFDPSVTVAQGLLLNFQAERGTKLLTRRVRTPTGDTLRSHQRLQQHRLEASVRFYQPLASRLLFVGGGDLHVLQADLYEASDLYRLGGARSLRGYDEEQFAGHRTARLLFEVHWLLHFPSYAFAFLDLGYVATPPGTLETAQTAWYPGYGLGVQWQTRAGLLNLSYALNPKESWLDGRLHLQLALGL; from the coding sequence TTGCTATACGTTTGGCTAGCCATTGGGTTCAGCCTTTGGCTGCAGCTTGGCCGGCTTTATGCGCAAACTGCCCCATTTATCTCTCCCCCATCTGATAGCCTTATCCATCAGTTAAGCAGGCGTTTGGCCCAGCTCCAAGAGGAAGGTTTTTATTTGGCCCGCCTGCACCAGGCGTCCGACAGCTTCTGGATCGAACCTGGCCCACGCATCACGCTCGACACAGTTATTTTTGAAAATACGGGCCCGCTTTCCCCCCAAATGCTTTACCGCACCTTTCCAGTCCATCCAGGCCAGGTGCTAACTACAGAACGCCTTAAGGCCGGCCTGGAGCAACTGGCTCGCCATTATGCCGAGGCCGGCTATCCGCTCATGCGCGTGCGCATTGCCCGTTTGGATCTGCATCAGCGTAAGCCCGACCGGCTGATCCTTGTGTTACAGATTGAACCAGGTCCACGGCTATATCTAGACCACATTCTACTTCGTGGAGCAAAGCGCACGCAACCAGACTTTGTGGCCCGTGTGCTTGGGCTCCGAAAAGGGATGTGGCTGCGCCCCTTTCACCCGGAACGCATGGTAAGGCGCCTCGAGGCTACCGGACTATTTCGGCGTGTGGAGCTCCCCGAGCTCTACCTAAGCAGCGACACAACTGCTGTGCTTGTCGTGCCGCTTGAAGAAGCTGCACTTGGCACGTTTGACTTGCTGCTGGGGTACGTGCCGGAGGCCAGAAGTCTCATAGGCAGCGGCCATCTCAAACTCCAGCACGTGCAAGGAGCGGGCCGTCGGCTCGAGGTGCAACTCATGCGCCTGCCCGGTAGCGTCAGCCGCTTTCGTCTCGAGGCTGGTGACCCTTTTTTCTTGGGATGGCCGCTTGAACTCCGCGTGGCTTTTGCCGGCCGCCAACAGGACTCTACGTATAACCAACAGCATTATCGCCTTACCCTGGGCTATCACATGTCCTCGGGCCTTGAACTCATCGGTTTCTGGCGCCGGGAAGCTACGCAGCCCGGGATAGCTGGGGTACAGCTTCTTTCAGGGCAAGCACCTATTGGCCACAGCACGGCCCATTTAGCCGGCATGGGTATCTCCTTGCAGCCTTTCGATCCTAGCGTAACGGTTGCTCAAGGCCTGCTCCTAAACTTCCAAGCCGAGCGGGGAACCAAGCTGCTTACTAGGCGCGTGCGTACGCCTACTGGCGACACGCTCCGCAGCCACCAACGCCTTCAGCAACACCGACTAGAAGCCTCAGTGCGGTTTTATCAGCCACTAGCATCGCGGCTGCTCTTTGTCGGTGGAGGCGATCTGCACGTGCTCCAAGCAGACCTGTACGAGGCTTCGGATTTGTACCGGCTGGGGGGAGCGCGTTCGCTACGCGGCTACGACGAAGAGCAGTTTGCCGGCCATCGAACAGCCCGCCTATTGTTTGAAGTGCACTGGTTGCTGCATTTTCCTAGCTATGCTTTTGCGTTTTTGGATCTGGGATATGTGGCTACGCCACCTGGCACGCTCGAAACGGCCCAAACAGCTTGGTATCCCGGCTACGGCCTAGGCGTGCAGTGGCAAACGCGGGCCGGTTTGCTTAACCTAAGCTACGCCCTAAACCCTAAGGAATCATGGCTTGACGGACGACTGCACTTGCAACTTGCGCTGGGACTCTAA
- the mutY gene encoding A/G-specific adenine glycosylase yields MAKAQASPSPTASDRLLDRLTPAHRQTFRQLVAWYKARARDLPWRRTRNPYYIWVAEVMLQQTRVDQVLPYYRRFVQAFPTLEALAAVPLDEVLRCWEGLGYYARARNLHRAAQVLVAHHQGKLPQTYEALRRLPGIGPYTAAAVASIAFGEPRAVLDGNVVRVLTRVLAVAHNARAETTRLQLQEVADALVATEDPGTFNQALMELGATVCLPKRPDCPACPLRSCCQAFALGMPTAFPVQPPRMPVPHYEVAIGLLQNAQGQLLIQRRKEDGLLGGLWEFPGGKRQQDEPLQETCRRELYEELGVQVEITGPLATVRHAYTHFRVTLHAFWCRLLEGTPVSREGLQLRWVTIEELDQYAFPRANRKLIALLKQQRMQPDLFE; encoded by the coding sequence ATGGCCAAAGCTCAAGCCTCGCCTTCGCCTACAGCTTCTGATCGGTTACTTGACCGTCTGACGCCAGCGCATCGGCAGACGTTTCGCCAGCTCGTTGCTTGGTATAAGGCCAGAGCGCGTGACCTGCCTTGGCGTCGCACGCGCAATCCCTACTACATCTGGGTAGCCGAAGTTATGCTGCAGCAGACGCGGGTCGATCAGGTGCTGCCCTACTACCGGCGTTTTGTGCAGGCCTTTCCTACCCTTGAAGCTTTAGCTGCAGTGCCGCTCGACGAGGTGCTGCGCTGCTGGGAAGGCTTAGGCTACTACGCTCGTGCGCGCAACTTGCATCGGGCTGCGCAAGTCCTCGTCGCCCATCATCAGGGTAAACTGCCTCAAACCTACGAAGCACTGCGCCGCCTGCCGGGTATTGGCCCCTACACAGCAGCTGCTGTAGCTTCGATTGCCTTTGGTGAGCCGCGGGCAGTGCTCGACGGTAATGTCGTCCGTGTGTTGACGCGCGTGCTGGCCGTTGCGCACAATGCCCGCGCGGAAACCACCCGCCTACAGCTGCAAGAAGTAGCTGATGCGTTGGTGGCAACCGAGGACCCCGGTACCTTCAATCAGGCGCTCATGGAGTTGGGGGCTACAGTTTGCCTACCCAAGCGACCGGATTGCCCGGCTTGTCCGCTGCGTTCCTGTTGCCAAGCCTTTGCCTTGGGTATGCCTACTGCCTTTCCGGTACAGCCCCCGCGTATGCCTGTGCCGCACTATGAGGTAGCGATCGGACTTTTGCAAAACGCCCAAGGTCAATTGCTGATCCAGCGTCGTAAAGAAGACGGACTTTTGGGGGGGCTCTGGGAGTTCCCAGGTGGAAAGCGCCAGCAAGACGAACCGCTCCAAGAGACTTGCCGACGTGAGCTCTATGAGGAGCTGGGGGTGCAGGTAGAAATCACAGGTCCACTGGCTACTGTGCGCCATGCCTATACGCACTTCCGGGTGACGCTACATGCCTTCTGGTGTCGCTTGCTTGAAGGAACCCCTGTCTCACGAGAAGGGCTGCAGCTACGCTGGGTGACGATAGAAGAGCTGGATCAGTACGCCTTTCCGCGTGCCAACCGAAAACTTATTGCTCTGCTCAAACAGCAACGGATGCAACCTGATCTGTTTGAGTGA
- a CDS encoding DUF2085 domain-containing protein, whose protein sequence is MRRFNRLWLLVCLLTGLLLVLATLPPFVAPPLRAGLMALFAPVCHQLPDRSLWIEGVQLAVCHRCYGIYAGLFLGIMLFPLVHARLRTAAQEPRWLLLVALIPAGLDWSLEAFSLQSSTPLSRLFTGLWLGGIAGLLMATRLTPLSRIFR, encoded by the coding sequence ATGCGGCGTTTTAACCGGCTTTGGCTTTTGGTCTGTCTGCTTACAGGCCTGCTGCTCGTGCTGGCCACCCTGCCGCCCTTCGTTGCGCCACCTTTGCGCGCAGGGCTGATGGCGCTGTTTGCGCCTGTATGCCACCAACTTCCCGATCGCTCGCTGTGGATCGAGGGTGTGCAACTGGCCGTCTGCCACCGCTGCTATGGCATCTACGCCGGGCTTTTCCTAGGGATTATGCTGTTTCCTTTGGTGCATGCACGACTGCGCACTGCAGCCCAAGAGCCTCGCTGGCTTCTTCTGGTGGCCTTGATCCCCGCTGGGCTGGACTGGAGCCTTGAAGCCTTCTCCCTCCAGTCCAGCACACCGCTGAGCCGTCTGTTCACTGGACTATGGCTAGGAGGGATCGCGGGGCTTCTTATGGCCACACGGCTAACGCCGCTTTCTCGCATCTTCCGCTGA
- the groES gene encoding co-chaperone GroES, which produces MTKIKPLGDRVVIKPEPPEERTESGLYIPDTAKEKPQRGTVIAVGPGRVENGTKIEMTVKEGDKVLYGKYAGTEISIDGEEYLIMRETDILGIIEESKK; this is translated from the coding sequence ATGACGAAGATTAAACCACTCGGCGATCGCGTGGTGATCAAGCCGGAACCACCGGAAGAGCGTACAGAGAGCGGTCTGTACATTCCGGACACGGCCAAGGAAAAGCCGCAGCGAGGTACAGTGATTGCCGTTGGTCCAGGGCGTGTAGAGAATGGGACGAAGATTGAAATGACCGTTAAGGAAGGGGACAAGGTGCTCTATGGCAAGTATGCCGGCACCGAAATCTCGATCGACGGCGAAGAGTACCTCATTATGCGGGAGACGGACATTTTGGGCATTATTGAGGAGTCGAAGAAGTAA